In Bubalus kerabau isolate K-KA32 ecotype Philippines breed swamp buffalo chromosome 4, PCC_UOA_SB_1v2, whole genome shotgun sequence, one DNA window encodes the following:
- the TMEM235 gene encoding transmembrane protein 235, which produces MARLGALLPAAALGALLSFVLLAAAVASDYWYLLEVADASNHSGHGQLSSHSGLWRICEGHNSCIPLIDPFASESLDTSTSMQHLILLHRAVLVVLPVSLVLIVCGWICGLLSSLVQSIPLLLFTGCYFLLGGALTLAGVIIYISYSQLAFTETARQYGPQHMQDVRISFGWSLALAWGSCAAESLSGALLLTAARALSLGGQPGAPHSVVI; this is translated from the exons ATGGCGCGGCTGGGCGCACTGCTCCCGGCTGCTGCCCTGGGCGCGCTGCTCAGCTTTGTGCTGCTGGCGGCTGCCGTGGCCAGCGACTACTGGTACCTCCTGGAGGTGGCGGACGCCAGCAACCACAGCGGCCACGGGCAGCTCTCCTCCCACTCGGGGCTCTGGCGCATCTGCGAAG GGCACAACAGCTGCATCCCCCTGATCGACCCTTTTGCCAGTGAGAGCCTGGACACCTCTACTTCGATGCAGCACCTCATCT TGCTGCACCGAGCCGTCTTGGTGGTCCTGCCTGTGAGCCTCGTCCTCATTGTGTGTGGCTGGATCTGTGGCCTCCTCAGCTCCCTGGTCCAGAGCATCCCTCTGCTGCTCTTCACTGGCTGCTACTTCTTGCTGGGGG GCGCCCTGACCCTGGCGGGGGTCATCATCTACATCAGCTACTCACAGCTGGCCTTCACAGAGACGGCCCGCCAGTACGGCCCCCAGCACATGCAGGACGTCCGCATCAGCTTCGGCTGGTCCCTGGCCCTGGCCTGGGGCTCCTGTGCTGCGGAGTCACTCAGCGGCGCCCTCCTGCTCACAGCGGCCCGAGCCCTCAGCCTGGGCGGGCAGCCGGGCGCCCCCCACTCTGTGGTCATTTGA
- the LOC129648703 gene encoding uncharacterized protein LOC129648703, whose amino-acid sequence MLRRLTRAATPRQRVFWARRSGSLAEVLTYVVDLRSDTVTKPGPAMRRAMAEAVVGDDDYGEDPTVRELQATAAELLGVERTLFVPTNTMANLISVMCHCRRRGSQLLLGHECHLHVYEQGGVAQIAGVHSHPLPDLPHGTLDLAELERLVTRGLGSPYHPVCELICLENTHSSSGGRVLPMEYLRQVHLLARRYGVRIHLDGARLMNAAVALGVPPARIVEHCDSVSFCFSKGLGAPVGALVGGPKDFIEEAWRLRKALGGGMRQAGVLAAAALVGLADAEEMLQRDHQNAQRFARGLQELASPVCSVDPTAVETNMVMVRVDGLPPEELCQRLQAVSADEVAQTGHAVRVLLFPWTERSVRAVWHRDVSAQDTELALGKWAFVLRTLRTG is encoded by the exons ATGCTCCGCAGACTGACCCGGGCCGCGACCCCGCGGCAGCGGGTCTTCTGGGCGCGGAGGTCTGGGAGCCTGGCGGAGGTTCTGACGTACGTGGTGGACCTGCGCAGCGACACGGTGACCAAGCCCGGGCCGGCCATGAGGCGCGCCATGGCCGAGGCCGTAGTGGGGGACGACGACTACGGCGAGGACCCCACCGTCCGCG AGCTGCAGGCCACGGCTGCAGAGCTGCTTGGGGTGGAGCGGACCCTGTTCGTGCCCACAAACACCATGGCCAACCTCATCTCTG TGATGTGTCACTGCCGGCGCCGGGGCTCCCAGCTCCTCCTGGGGCATGAATGCCACCTCCATGTCTATGAGCAGGGCGGGGTGGCTCAG ATCGCAGGAGTGcactcccaccccctcccagacCTGCCCCACGGCACCCTGGACCTGGCTGAGCTGGAGAGGCTGGTCACACGGGGCCTTGGGAGCCCCTACCACCCGGTCTGTGAGCTCATTTGCCTGGAGAACACCCACAGCAGCTCGGGGGGCCGGGTCCTCCCCATGGAATACCTACGCCAG GTGCACTTGCTGGCCCGACGCTATGGGGTCCGCATCCACCTGGACGGGGCGCGGTTGATGAACGCCGCGGTGGCTCTGGGCGTGCCCCCTGCCCGCATCGTGGAGCACTGCGACtctgtgtctttttgtttttccaag GGCCTCGGTGCACCAGTGGGGGCCCTGGTTGGGGGACCCAAGGACTTCATTGAAGAAGCCTGGCGCCTCCGGAAAGCCCTGGGTGGAGGGATGCGCCAGGCAGGGGTGCTGGCCGCAGCTGCCCTGGTGGGACTGGCTGACGCCGAGGAGATGCTGCAGAGGGACCACCAGAATGCCCAGAGATTCGCCAGAG GGCTCCAGGAACTGGCGTCCCCCGTCTGCTCTGTGGATCCCACCGCCGTGGAGACCAACATGGTGATGGTGAGGGTGGACGGGCTGCCTCCTGAGGAGCTGTGCCAGCGCCTGCAGGCCGTGAGCGCTGACGAGGTGGCCCAGACCGGCCACGCGGTGCGCGTGCTGCTCTTCCCCTGGACTGAGCGGTCAGTGCGCGCCGTGTGGCACCGGGACGTCTCCGCGCAGGACACGGAGCTGGCGCTGGGAAAGTGGGCGTTCGTGCTTAGGACCCTGCGGACGGGGTGA
- the BIRC5 gene encoding baculoviral IAP repeat-containing protein 5, producing MGAQSLPPAWQLYLKDHRVSTFKNWPFLEGCACTPERMAAAGFIHCPTENEPDLAQCFFCFKELEGWEPDDDPIEEHKKHSSGCAFLSVKKQFEELTLSEFLKLDKERTKNKIAKETNNKQKEFEETAKKVRCAIEQLAALE from the exons ATGGGTGCCCAGTCTTTGCCTCCGGCCTGGCAGCTCTACCTCAAGGACCACCGCGTCTCCACGTTTAAGAACTGGCCCTTCTTAGAGGGCTGCGCCTGCACCCCGGAGCGG ATGGCCGCGGCAGGCTTCATCCACTGTCCCACTGAGAACGAGCCCGACTTGGCTCAGTGTTTCTTCTGCTTCAAGGAGTTGGAAGGCTGGGAACCAGATGACGACCCTAT AGAAGAACATAAAAAGCATTCATCTGGTTGTGCATTCCTTTCTGTCAAGAAGCAGTTTGAAGAATTAACCCTCAGTGAATTTTTGAAACTGGATAAAGAAAGAACCAAGAACAAAATC GCAAAGGAAACCAACAATAAGCAGAAAGAATTTGAAGAAACTGCAAAGAAAGTCCGCTGTGCCATTGAGCAGCTGGCTGCCTTGGAGTGA